A region from the Aeromicrobium choanae genome encodes:
- a CDS encoding DUF5709 domain-containing protein, whose translation MTDPRNQPPAPSQYLSQDQDQDTLLGRETHDPLDEGLTAPERWSAGEGFGTTVDEQIQGESFEQRLSQEEPDLDPDSEWSEEDLDDGEVGGRRSGRLVDPEGGNGVDHVSELVGDDVGIDGAGASAEEAAVHVVEEE comes from the coding sequence ATGACTGATCCGCGCAACCAGCCCCCGGCCCCTTCCCAGTACCTGAGCCAGGACCAGGACCAGGACACGCTGCTCGGTCGCGAGACCCATGACCCGCTCGACGAGGGGCTGACCGCCCCCGAGCGCTGGTCGGCCGGCGAGGGATTCGGCACGACGGTCGACGAGCAGATCCAGGGCGAGTCGTTCGAGCAGCGCCTCTCGCAGGAGGAGCCTGACCTCGACCCCGACTCCGAGTGGAGCGAGGAGGACCTCGACGACGGCGAGGTCGGAGGTCGTCGCTCGGGCCGCCTCGTCGATCCCGAGGGCGGCAACGGCGTCGACCACGTGTCCGAGCTCGTCGGTGACGACGTCGGCATCGACGGCGCCGGTGCGAGTGCCGAGGAGGCCGCGGTCCACGTCGTCGAGGAGGAGTGA
- a CDS encoding DedA family protein, with protein sequence MSEVLDSIRAWPWFWAWLTFFVIVLLRAGATYGIGRAIAAGMLREREPGPRVLAAMRQVERWGPPAVTVSFFTVGAQTAVNLGAGLARMSFPRYLTGLVPGAVIWATIWSTIGMSAFLAVFTGGSERLAWLFVLLVVVVVAVLLRRSVSQSNPAREPGAD encoded by the coding sequence GTGAGCGAGGTGCTCGACTCCATCCGCGCGTGGCCGTGGTTCTGGGCGTGGCTGACGTTCTTCGTCATCGTGCTGCTGCGCGCCGGCGCCACCTACGGGATCGGGCGCGCGATCGCCGCCGGGATGCTGCGCGAGCGTGAGCCCGGACCCCGCGTCCTGGCCGCCATGCGCCAGGTCGAGCGGTGGGGTCCTCCGGCCGTCACCGTGAGCTTCTTCACGGTCGGCGCGCAGACCGCCGTGAACCTCGGAGCGGGCCTCGCGCGCATGTCGTTCCCGCGCTACCTGACCGGTCTGGTGCCCGGCGCGGTGATCTGGGCGACCATCTGGTCGACGATCGGGATGAGTGCGTTCCTCGCTGTCTTCACGGGCGGATCCGAGCGTCTCGCGTGGCTGTTCGTGCTGCTCGTCGTGGTGGTCGTGGCGGTCCTGCTGAGGCGCTCGGTGAGCCAGTCCAACCCCGCTCGCGAGCCCGGCGCGGACTGA
- the rimI gene encoding ribosomal protein S18-alanine N-acetyltransferase: MIRSAGLRDLDTLESIENASFGRDAWSSAQVRDELVGDRIVLALVDEFGVRGYASIRMFAPDAELMRIAVGLGSRRQGVGSQLLEAVQDAARARGAERLLLEVANDNEAALALYRRAGYHETGRRRGYYRSGADAVLMERSLM; the protein is encoded by the coding sequence ATGATCCGGTCCGCGGGCCTGCGTGACCTCGACACGCTGGAGTCGATCGAGAACGCGAGCTTCGGCCGCGACGCGTGGTCGTCCGCCCAGGTCCGCGACGAGCTGGTGGGCGACCGGATCGTCCTGGCGCTCGTCGACGAGTTCGGCGTCCGCGGCTACGCCTCGATCCGGATGTTCGCCCCCGACGCCGAGCTCATGCGCATCGCCGTGGGCCTGGGATCGCGACGGCAGGGCGTGGGCTCGCAGCTGCTCGAGGCCGTGCAGGACGCCGCCCGCGCGCGCGGCGCCGAGCGGCTCCTGCTCGAGGTCGCCAACGACAACGAGGCCGCGCTCGCGCTCTACCGGCGCGCCGGGTACCACGAGACCGGCCGCCGACGCGGCTACTACCGCTCGGGTGCGGACGCCGTGCTCATGGAGCGGAGTCTCATGTGA
- the tsaB gene encoding tRNA (adenosine(37)-N6)-threonylcarbamoyltransferase complex dimerization subunit type 1 TsaB, whose translation MLLLAFDTAAPAISVALHDGSSVVAEATGEGAMAHGELLAPAIRTVLERAGAAPADLTDVAVGVGPGPFTGLRVGVVTALSLGQTLGLATHGVCSLDILAAEVAGRFDTDFVVATDARRKEVYWGRFRADGVRITGPDVDYPDTVAALGLPVVGRGGVLYADRLAAVEGAPLDPSAAALAGLVAGGMAAELPLEPLYLRRPDAMPQVAPKLA comes from the coding sequence GTGCTTCTGCTCGCGTTCGACACCGCCGCCCCGGCGATCTCCGTCGCCCTCCATGACGGCTCGTCCGTCGTCGCCGAGGCCACGGGGGAGGGCGCCATGGCCCACGGCGAGCTGCTGGCGCCCGCGATCCGCACGGTGCTGGAGCGAGCCGGGGCGGCTCCCGCCGACCTCACTGACGTCGCGGTCGGCGTCGGTCCCGGGCCCTTCACCGGGCTGCGTGTCGGGGTCGTCACCGCGCTCTCGCTGGGTCAGACCCTCGGCCTGGCCACGCACGGCGTGTGCTCGCTGGACATCCTCGCCGCCGAGGTCGCGGGCCGCTTCGACACCGACTTCGTCGTGGCCACGGACGCTCGACGCAAGGAGGTCTACTGGGGCCGCTTCCGCGCCGACGGCGTGCGCATCACCGGACCCGACGTCGACTACCCCGACACCGTCGCCGCGCTCGGGCTGCCCGTGGTGGGCCGCGGGGGAGTGCTGTACGCCGACCGGCTCGCGGCGGTCGAGGGTGCGCCGCTCGACCCGTCGGCCGCGGCCCTGGCCGGCCTCGTCGCCGGCGGGATGGCCGCCGAGCTCCCTCTCGAGCCGCTGTACCTGCGCCGACCCGACGCGATGCCTCAGGTCGCGCCCAAGCTGGCATGA
- the tsaE gene encoding tRNA (adenosine(37)-N6)-threonylcarbamoyltransferase complex ATPase subunit type 1 TsaE, translating into MRNELDVTLVGPDRAAEVVGVIHRAFAARPPLDPPATAGDETVETVAASLERDGGLLATRRGHPMGAILFDRSRPGMLGLKRVSVDPLGRDRGVASVMVGVAEDVAEEQGMDGIWLTVREELPANYRFWNHRLYLPVRQDGPTIEMGKTLWLAREVPDADAMRDLAARVAGLLGAGDLLVLTGGLGAGKTTFTQGLGEALGVRGPVTSPTFVIARTHPSEVGGPPLVHVDAYRLGDAAEIDDIDLDATTDESVTVVEWGEGMAEQLSDSWLSISIETRAASPGDPLGTACGIPSDEMRVVSIRPHGRRWLEVPLRSALLG; encoded by the coding sequence ATGAGGAACGAGCTCGACGTCACGCTGGTCGGCCCCGACCGCGCCGCCGAGGTCGTCGGGGTCATCCACCGTGCCTTCGCGGCGCGCCCGCCCCTCGATCCGCCCGCCACGGCCGGCGACGAGACGGTCGAGACGGTGGCCGCCTCGCTCGAGCGCGACGGCGGCCTGCTGGCCACCCGGCGTGGCCACCCGATGGGCGCGATCCTGTTCGACCGCTCCCGCCCGGGGATGCTCGGCCTGAAGCGCGTCAGCGTCGACCCCCTGGGGCGCGACCGCGGGGTCGCGTCCGTCATGGTCGGTGTCGCCGAGGACGTGGCCGAGGAGCAGGGGATGGACGGCATCTGGCTCACCGTGCGCGAGGAGCTGCCCGCCAACTACCGGTTCTGGAACCACCGGCTGTACCTGCCGGTGCGCCAGGACGGGCCCACGATCGAGATGGGCAAGACCCTGTGGCTGGCGCGCGAGGTGCCCGACGCCGACGCCATGCGCGACCTCGCGGCGCGCGTCGCCGGGCTGCTGGGGGCCGGTGACCTGCTCGTGCTGACCGGCGGCCTCGGTGCCGGCAAGACCACGTTCACGCAGGGTCTCGGCGAGGCCCTCGGCGTCCGCGGGCCCGTGACGTCCCCGACCTTCGTCATCGCGCGCACCCACCCGAGCGAGGTGGGCGGCCCGCCGCTCGTGCACGTCGACGCCTACCGCCTCGGCGACGCCGCCGAGATCGACGACATCGACCTCGACGCCACCACGGACGAGTCCGTGACGGTCGTGGAGTGGGGCGAGGGGATGGCCGAGCAGCTGTCCGACAGCTGGCTGTCGATCTCGATCGAGACCCGCGCGGCCAGTCCCGGGGACCCGCTCGGCACGGCCTGCGGCATCCCGTCGGACGAGATGCGCGTGGTCTCGATCCGCCCCCACGGCCGCCGCTGGCTCGAGGTCCCGCTGCGCAGCGCCCTGCTCGGCTGA